Proteins found in one Hevea brasiliensis isolate MT/VB/25A 57/8 chromosome 18, ASM3005281v1, whole genome shotgun sequence genomic segment:
- the LOC110673096 gene encoding protein indeterminate-domain 5, chloroplastic — translation MAASSSSVPFFGISDEDHQNQMKQHHSSTPTSSSAPAPPPQKKKRNQPGTPNPDAEVIALSPKTLMATNRFICEVCNKGFQREQNLQLHRRGHNLPWKLKQKTTKEVKRKVYLCPEPTCVHHDPSRALGDLTGIKKHYSRKHGEKKWKCEKCSKRYAVQSDWKAHSKTCGTREYRCDCGTLFSRRDSFITHRAFCDALAQESARNPPSTLNTIGSHLYGGSNMSLGLSQVGTQISSMQDQSSDVLRLGGCGRIGQFDHLLPPSMGSSSFRPPQQMHSSAFFMQESNQNYHEDHQSQQGLLQNKSFHHGLMQFADLHNTASNNPPPPASNIFNLSFISSSSTTSNIANSNNANNSNSNLPSSGLLMPNHFNSQNGASGGGEESSIFSNNIMGDHPHHHHHHHQQMTSGVPSLFSSSVQNDNMVPHMSATALLQKAAQMGSTSSTNSASLLRSFGSSSSSGIKSDRPLVSANFGGLFNENDNNLHDLMNSFATGNSSLFASGHGQENPHSGNMDEAKLHQGLNMSIGGSDRLTRDFLGVGQIVRSMSGGFSRRENHQQQQQQQEAAPQPGIDMSSSLDSERNITAQTGQSFGGNGNFQ, via the exons ATGGCTGCTTCTTCTTCATCGGTGCCCTTCTTTGGAATTAGCGATGAAGATCATCAAAACCAGATGAAACAACACCATTCCTCAACACCAACTTCATCTTCAGCTCCGGCTCCGCCGccacagaagaaaaagagaaaccaACCTGGAACACCAA ATCCAGACGCAGAGGTGATAGCACTATCTCCCAAGACCCTAATGGCAACAAACAGGTTCATATGTGAGGTATGCAACAAAGGGTTCCAAAGGGAGCAAAACCTACAACTCCACAGAAGAGGACACAACCTGCCTTGGAAGCTAAAGCAGAAGACTACAAAAGAAGTGAAGAGGAAGGTCTATTTGTGCCCTGAGCCCACTTGCGTCCACCATGACCCTTCTAGAGCTCTTGGTGACCTTACCGGCATCAAAAAGCACTACTCTAGAAAACATGGAGAGAAGAAATGGAAGTGTGAGAAGTGCTCTAAGAGGTACGCTGTTCAATCTGATTGGAAAGCTCATTCTAAGACCTGCGGCACTAGGGAGTACAGATGTGACTGTGGCACTCTCTTCTCAAg ACGCGACAGTTTTATCACTCATAGGGCATTCTGCGATGCGTTGGCTCAGGAAAGTGCTCGCAATCCTCCTTCCACCTTGAACACCATTGGCAGCCATTTATATGGAGGTAGTAACATGAGCTTAGGCTTATCACAAGTGGGTACTCAAATTTCCTCAATGCAAGACCAATCTAGTGACGTTTTACGACTTGGCGGATGTGGCCGGATCGGACAATTTGATCATCTCCTTCCCCCATCTATGGGCTCGTCATCTTTTCGACCCCCACAGCAAATGCATTCATCTGCTTTCTTCATGCAAGAATCAAACCAGAATTATCATGAGGACCACCAATCTCAACAAGGATTGTTGCAAAATAAATCATTTCATCATGGACTAATGCAATTTGCTGATCTTCATAACACCGCAAGCAACAATCCTCCTCCCCctgcttccaatattttcaacctTAGCTTTATTTCTAGTAGCAGCACTACAAGCAACATCGCTAACAGCAACAACGCCAACAACTCCAACAGCAATCTACCATCTTCTGGACTGCTAATGCCCAATCATTTCAACAGCCAAAATGGTGCCAGTGGAGGTGGTGAAGAGTCTAGTATCTTCTCAAACAACATAATGGGTGATCatcctcatcatcatcatcatcatcatcaacaaATGACGTCTGGTGTTCCTTCTCTCTTCAGCTCCTCAGTTCAAAACGATAATATGGTCCCTCACATGTCTGCAACGGCACTGCTTCAAAAGGCAGCTCAAATGGGTTCCACTTCAAGCACCAATAGTGCATCATTGCTAAGAAGCTTTGGTAGCTCTTCCTCAAGCGGAATAAAATCAGATAGGCCACTTGTATCTGCCAACTTCGGAGGCCTTTTCAACGAAAACGACAACAACCTTCATGACTTAATGAACTCATTTGCTACTGGGAATTCATCCCTTTTCGCTTCTGGGCATGGACAAGAAAACCCCCATAGTGGAAACATGGACGAAGCAAAGTTGCACCAGGGTCTGAACATGAGCATTGGAGGGTCTGATAGATTAACCAGGGATTTTCTTGGGGTTGGACAAATAGTTCGAAGCATGAGTGGAGGGTTTTCCCGAAGAGAAAATCATCAacaacagcagcagcagcaggagGCGGCACCACAGCCAGGCATAGACATGAGCTCCTCCTTGGATTCAGAGAGAAATATTACAGCGCAGACAGGCCAATCTTTTGGAGGAAATGGCAATTTTCAGtga